The following are encoded together in the Flavobacterium sp. TR2 genome:
- a CDS encoding CinA family protein, with the protein MASEKITACCKALIEKNLTISFAESASAGKMCYEFSTVINSGRILIGGIVCYHSSMKEDLLHIPWGTIEQYSAESAEVTKLMAQNFSRYINSDICVGLTGLTTPGGSESESKPVGTIFMHIIFGEKEIAKRFEFKGTPEAIIDQAIDVAADLILREI; encoded by the coding sequence ATGGCATCAGAAAAAATAACCGCTTGCTGTAAGGCTTTAATAGAAAAAAATTTAACAATATCATTTGCAGAAAGCGCTTCTGCGGGGAAAATGTGTTATGAGTTTTCGACAGTGATTAATTCTGGAAGAATACTTATAGGAGGAATCGTCTGTTATCATTCTTCAATGAAAGAAGATTTATTGCACATTCCTTGGGGAACTATTGAACAATATAGTGCCGAATCTGCAGAGGTTACGAAGCTTATGGCGCAGAATTTTTCCCGCTATATTAATTCAGATATTTGTGTGGGTTTAACAGGATTAACGACACCAGGCGGAAGTGAAAGCGAGTCGAAACCTGTTGGGACTATTTTCATGCACATTATTTTTGGCGAAAAGGAAATTGCCAAACGTTTTGAATTTAAAGGAACTCCAGAAGCAATTATCGATCAGGCAATAGATGTTGCAGCCGATTTGATTTTGAGGGAAATTTAA